From the Bacteroidota bacterium genome, the window AACGCAAAGACAAGACTTTTATAAAACCAATGGCTACGATGCTTCATAAGTCCGGAGTTTATTCCACCGAAAGGTAATATTTTATTTTTTCATACAGCGCATCTTTTACAAGCACAGATTTTTTGATGTCGGCAAGCACTTTGTACTTGCCATGCACATCGCGATAATTAACCAGCGATAGCGCTACATTATAGCCGATATACGGATGCTTCTGCAACTCCTCATAAGTGGCGGTATTCACGTTAATTTTTCGAATTATTTTTGGATTTACGATGATGTAGGGCTCAATTTTTAAATAGACGGTATCATTCAGTTTATTGATTTCTTTGAGCTGTTCCTTGCAATAATATCCTCCTAATTTGAGCTTATAATTTATTATTTTTTCGACAAAATATTGTCCTATGCCGGGCAACTTATCCAATTCTTCTGATGAAGCGGTATTCAGCTCCATAACTTGAATTTCCGGCTTTTTAAATTCTCCGTACGATGAATTTTTGGTGGCTTTGTTGTCAGTTATTTTAATATACGGTTCGAGTAGCTGATATTCATTTTCGGAAATGCAAAACATCTTTTTGAAGTCTTCTTTTTTATTGAACTTGCCACCTTTTGCTTTAAAGTTTTCCAGTGTTTTTATCTGCTTATCTTCCAAACCAAGCGTTTTCCACTGTTCAGGCGTCATGGTGTTGGGGTCGAAATCAAATGGCTTGAGATTGCTTTCGCTAACCGAACGGTCGGAATTATTAAAATCAAATTCCGTAAATTTTTCCTTCGTTTCCGAGAAGTATGATTTGGCAGGCTGAATCACTTCCTGAGTTTCCAGATATGAGTTGACTTCCTTGTCGAATTGTGTGAAATCCTGCATCTGGCGCGGGAGAGCGTAAGGCATTACAATGTTTCCGAGAATGATGAGGGTAATAATTCCCAGCAGCATGAAAATGCCGCGGCGTTCCGATTTATTGAATGCAAAGTACTCCCGCAGAAGATTGCTTTTTGCTTTCTTTCGCATCGTATTTTTTTTTGTAAAGATGCGAAAAATTATTAATAATCAGTAATGAAAAATTATTAAATAAATCTAAAATCCGAGGGTAGGAAATATTGAATTTCACATAACTCATCCGCCAGGCGGACAGGCGACTCATGACTTTTTTTTATTTACCGTCAATCAGTTTTTGGAAGGCGAACATTTCATCGCGAAGGCGTGCAGCCTCAATGAAGTCAAGTTCTTTAACTGCGGCTTCCATTGATTTTTTCGTTTTCTGAATCGCTTTTTGCAATTGTTCCTTCGACATATAGGCAACCACAGGGTCGGCTGCAGCATTGAAGTTTTCACTTTCAACGTACGGTCTCGGCTCTTTGTTTTTGCCATCGGCAACACTGGTCTGCCCGAGTATAGATTCTGCTGATTTTGTGATTTGAGTCGGAGTTATATTGTGTTCAATGTTATATGCCATTTGTTTTTCCCTTCGCCGTTCCGTCTCTTCTATGGTCCGTTTCATGGACTCGGTCATTTTATCGGCATAAAAAATGACCAGACTGTGCAGGTTGCGCGCAGCTCGACCGGCTGTCTGCGTAAGCGAGCGTGCCGACCTCAGAAAGCCTTCTTTGTCGGCATCCAGAATAGCGACGAGTGAAACCTCAGGCAGATCCAGGCCTTCACGAAGCAGGTTAACACCAATAAGCACATCAAATACTCCGTTACGTAAATCGCGGATAATCTCAACACGCTCCAGCGTGTGCACTTCCGAATGTATGTAGCGACACCTGACGTCGAGCTTTGTCATGTATTTGGCCAGTTCTTCTGCCATGCGTTTGGTAAGTGTTGTTACCAGCACGCGCTCTTTTACTTTTATTCTTTCGTTGATTTCATTCAGCAGGTCATCAACCTGATTCAGGCTCGGCTTTACAACGATTTTGGGATCGAGCAATCCCGTTGGGCGCACGAGTTGTTCAACCACCACGCCTTCGCTTTTCTGCAGTTCGTAATCGGCAGGAGTGGCGCTCACGTAAAGCAACTGAGGAGCCATCGCTTCAAATTCATCAAACTTCAACGGGCGGTTGTCCATAGCCGAAGGCAGGCGAAACCCGTATTCCACAAGATTTTTTTTGCGTGAACGGTCGCCGCCGTACATGGCACGAATCTGTGAAACGGTGACATGGCTTTCATCAATCACCATCAGAAAATCATCGGGGAAATAATCGAGCAAGCAGAACGGTCGCTGCCCTGTGGCTCTTCGGTCAAAGTACCGAGAATAGTTCTCAATGCCTGAGCAGTAGCCCAGTTCACGCATCATTTCAATATCATAATTGACCCGGTCTTCAATCCGTTTTGCTTCGAGGTGCTGCCCGTTTTCTCTAAAATATTCGGCCTGTTTAAACATGTCCTGCTGTATCTCATCGAGAGCCGAATTCATGGTTTCTTTAGACGTAATAAAAATGTTTGCCGGGTAGATGGCAATGGCGGTATGCGATTCCAGTTTACGACCGTTCACAGGCTCAAATGAGTCGATGGAATCAATTTCATTACCAAAAAAACTTATCCTGAAACAGTAATCGGCGTAAGCCGGAAATACGTCAACGGTGTCACCTCTGACTCTGAATTTGGACCGTGTAAATTCTATGTCGTTTCGCGAATAAAGCACATGTACGAGATCCTGAAGAAAAGCCTGCCGGCTTACTTTTTGTCCGACCTGCAGGCGTATTACATTGCTCGAAAAATCTTCAGGGTTACCTATACCGTAAATACAGGAAACTGATGAGATAACAATTACATCGCGGCGTCCCGACAACAGCGCAGAAGTGGCACTGAGTCTTAGTTTCTCAATTTCATCATTGATGGATAAGTCCTTTTCAATGTAAGTATTTGAAATTGGAAGGTAGGCTTCAGGCTGATAATAGTCGTAATAGGATACAAAATATTCAACTGCATTTTTGGGAAAGAACTGCTTGAATTCTCCGTATAGCTGGGCTGCCAGCGTTTTATTATGACTCAGAACCAGCGTTGGCCGCTGTATTTGCTGAATTACGTTTGCAACGGTAAATGTTTTTCCTGATCCGGTAACTCCCAGCAGTACCTGCGATTCATCACCGCGCTGCAAACCTTCTACAAGTTGTTTGATTGCTTCGGGCTGATCGCCTGTGGGGATAAATTCAGATGTGAGTTCAAAATCCATAAATGCAAAGATAGGGGGAAAAGCAGTTTCATTATGGTGAAGCGCTAACTAAAAATATTTTTGGTCAGATTGAAACTTGTAAAATTTTCCGTGGATTTCTAATTAGGTCATTGGAAAACGCGAAGTCATGGATATAATTGGTGTAATGCTGATTAATATCATCGTGGCTGTAGATGCTGTCAACACAGGAGAAGCAGCGAATACACCTATGTATATTCCGGTGTCTGATTTATATCCTATATATCCTATTGCATAAGCTGCACAGCAAAGCTATATTTGTCATCAGCTGTAACATAAAATCTAGGAAACATGCAATTTGATATTGAATTAATAGAGTTGTTTTATAAAACACTTTCAGCGCGAATTTCCGGGATAAAGGAACTTCTCAACCACCCGTTAACACTGAGCGAAAAGTTATTGTATGCTCATTTGTTCAGAGAACCCTCTCAAGTTTTAATCAGAAGTGTTGATTATGCTGACTTCAGACCGGACAGAGTTGCGATGCAGGATGCGACGGCTCAGATGGCGTTATTGCAATTTATGATGGCTGGAAAAGACAGAACGGCTGTTCCCACTTCAGTACATTGCGACCATCTTATACTTGCAAAGTCGGGTGCTGCAGAGGATCTTCAAACGGCCACTGTTGTCAATAATGAAGTATACGATTTTCTCAGTTCGGCGTGTAATAAGTATGGCATTGGTTTCTGGAAACCGGGCGCTGGCATTATTCACCAGATTATTCTTGAGAATTATGCTTTTCCAGGAGGCATGATGATAGGTACAGACTCACATACGCCAAATGCCGGTGGTCTTGGTATGATTGCGATAGGTGTGGGTGGAGCCGATGCCGTTGATGTGATGACAGGTATGGAATGGGAACTTAAATTTCCAAAAATCATTGGAATAAAACTAATCGGGAGGCTCAATGGTTGGGTGTCTGCAAAGGATATCATTCTGAAGATTGCCGGAATACTCACAGTTAAAGGAGGAACCGGATGCATCATTGAATATTTCGGTGAAGGAGCAAATTCGCTTTCTGCAACAGGAAAAGCCACCATCTGCAATATGGGCGCAGAACTGGGTGCTACCTGTTCAATTTTTGGTTTTGATGAAGCCATGAGCAAGTATCTTCAGGCTACCGGCCGGGAAAAAGTTGCACAACTTGCAACCGGAGTTGGGGCGGATCTTAATCCAGATCCGGAGGTTCTTGCTTCGCCTGAAAAATATTTTGACCAATTTATCGAGATTGACCTTAGCACACTTGAACCATATATTAATGGGCCCTTCTCGCCTGATCTTGCAACACCTGTATCCGAAATGAAAGCTGCAGCAGCAGCAAATGCCTGGCCAACCACTGTTGAAGTTGGTCTGATTGGCTCGTGCACAAATTCATCGTACGAAGATCTGTCGCGTGCGGCATCCGTTGTGAAGAATGCGTATGAAAATCATTTAAAGGCAAAATCAGTTTTTACAATCACACCGGGTTCAGAGCAAATACGAGCCATATGCGAACGTGATGGGATTTTTGATATTTTCAGGAAAATAGGCGGACAAATCTTTGCAAATGCTTGCGGTCCTTGCATCGGACAATGGGAGCGTGCCGGTTCTGAACAAGGTCTTAAGAACACCGTAATTCATTCCTTCAACAGAAATTTTTCGAAGCGTGTTGATGGAAACCCCAATACCCATGCATTTGTTGCTTCACCCGAAATGGTTGCAGCTATTGCACTTGCCGGAGACCTTACTTTTAATCCTATTACTGATACATTGATGAATGAGAAAGGTGAGATGGTGAAACTGGATCCACCATTTGGCACTGACCTTCCTTCAATAGGCTTCGGTACTGTTGTTGAAGGTTATCAGAAGCCGACAATGGCGGATGCACCGGAAATAGTAATCAAACAAGACTCAGACAGGCTGCAGAAGCTTCAACCCTTTAAAGCATGGGATGGAAATGATACAATGGCATTATCAGTCCTTATCAAGGTAAAAGGGAAATGCACCACCGATCATATTTCAATGGCAGGCAAATGGCTGAAGTATCGCGGGCATCTCGCAAATATTTCCGATAATTTGTTGATAGGCGCAATTAATTTTTTTAATGATAAACCTAACAGTGTGCTGAATACCATGAATGGGGAATATGCCACAGTACCTGAGGTTGCAAAAGAATTCAAAAAAAATGGTGAAGCCACGATTGTTATCGGTGATGAGAATTATGGCGAAGGTTCATCGCGTGAACATGCAGCGATGGAACCGCGCTTCCTCAATGTGAAGGCTATTCTTGCACGTTCTTTTGCACGCATCCATGAAACAAATTTGAAAAAACAGGGGATGCTCGCCTTGACATTCAAAGATAAAAATGACTATCTGAAAGTTCGTGAAGACGATGTATTGACCATAAGCGGGCTTGCTGATTTCAAAGCGGGAAAACCACTTGAAATTTTAATTGTGCATCGTGATGGTACCACAGAGACCATACAGGCGAACCATACTTACAATGCTGCGCAGATAGAATGGTTTAAAGCAGGCTCATCCCTTAATCTCATCAGAAATTCAAACAAATAATTAAAGTATAAACAGTGTTATGGAAACATTAATGCGATTTAAAAAAGAGGACCTGATGGATTTTGTGGTCAGGTATATGACAAAACTTGGTGTTCCCGAAGCGGATGCGCGTATTGTGGGAAACGTGCTGATATCAGCCGATATGCGAGGTGTAGAATCGCACGGGCTGCACCGTCTTGGTTCCTATTATGGGCACCGTATCATCAATAAATATATTGACCCGACAACACCTTATAAAGTAGTCAGCGAAACGCCTACCACCATGCTCATTGATGGTGGAAACGGATGTGGGCAGGTTGTTTCGCACAATGCCATGAATATGTGTATCGCTAAAGCGAAAAAGTCGGGAATGGCTTCCATCACCGTGAATAACAGCAATCACTTTGGCATTGCCGGTTATTACTCCATGATGGCATTGGAACATGACATGATTGGCTTTTGTATGACGAACTCGCAACCATTGGTATCACCAACGTATGGCAAAACGGCAGTGCTTGGCACAAACCCAATTAGTATGGCCGTTCCTGCCGGAAGCCGGTATCCTTATGTGCTTGATATGGCTACCAGTGCCGTAGCCTATGGCAAGATTCAGGTGTATGAAAAAAAGAATGAACCCATTCCACTTGGATGGGGCATTGATTCTGAAGGCCGGGTAACAACGGATCCATCTAAGATTAAACCGGGTGGACATGGGGCATTGCTTCCGCTTGGCGGGATGGATTATACCGCCGGATACAAAGGTTACGGACTTGCCGTGATGGTTGAGATTCTTTGCTCTGCGCTTTCAGGCGGGAATTTCCTTACGCACGTCGGCTCACCGTCAAAACCTGAACCTACCGGCGTTTCTCACTTTTTTATGGCAATGGATGTTGCGGCATTCAGACCGGTTGCTGATTTTAAAGCCCAGATGGATGAAATGATCAGCTTGTTGAAATTGTCGCCTCTTGCTGAAGGAAGAAACGAGATACTGGTAGCCGGTGAGAAGGAATTTGAATATGAAAAATACAATCAAAAACATGGTGTGCCTTTGATGAAACCTATCATTGATGACCTTACGAAAGAAGGTGAAAAGATTGGGGTGGCATTCGATGCAATGGCATTTGCTGAATAACGAACATAATAAACGAGCATTATGGCAGACAAGATTAAAATTGAAAATGGCACACTTCAGGTTCCTGACTTTCCGATTATACCATTTATTGAAGGTGACGGTACAGGACCTGATATCTGGAATGCATCTGTGCGTGTATTTGATGCAGCGGTAAAGGCAGCATTCGGTGATTCGAAGAAAATTTTCTGGCGAGAAGTGCTTGCCGGAGAAAAGGCCTTCAACGAGACAGGCTCATGGCTTCCTGAAGAAACGCTGAACGATTTTAAAGAATTTTTAGTTGGTATCAAGGGACCGCTCACAACTCCTGTCGGTGGCGGCATGCGCTCACTCAACGTTGCCCTTCGTCAGGAACTGGACTTATACACCTGTTACCGGCCTGTGCGCTATTTCAGTGGAGTGCCCAGTCCGGTGAAGCATCCCGAGAACGTGGATATGCATATTTTCAGAGAGAACACTGAAGATATTTATGCCGGTATCGAATACATGCATGGCAAACCCGATACCGATAAACTGAAGAATTTTTTGCTGAATGAAATGGGCGTGAAATCAATCCGTTTTCCGGATACAGTATCGCTGGGCATTAAGCCTGTATCGGTGCAGGGAACAGAGCGGCTTGTGCGACAGGCTATACGGTTTGCACTGGAACGCAAACTTCCTTCAGTAACCCTGGTTCATAAAGGGAACATAATGAAGTTTACTGAAGGCTCCTTTATGAGATGGGGATATGCCCTGGCTGAACGGGAATTTAACAATGATGTGTTTACCTGGCAGCAATACAATTTGATTTTAAAAGAAAAAGGCGAAGAGGCTGCCATTGCTGCACAACAGTCAGCCGAACGTGCCGGGAAATTACTCATCAAAGATGTGATTGCGGATGCTTTTCTGCAGCAGATTCTTACACGTCCGGCTGAGTATTCTGTTATTGCCACGCTCAATCTGAACGGTGATTATATCTCTGACGCACTGGCTGCCATTGTTGGAGGAATCGGCATTGCACCCGGCGCTAATATCAATTTTGAAAGCGGACATGCCATCTTTGAAGCCACACACGGAACGGCACCCAAGTATGCCGGTCTTGATAAAGTCAATCCGGGCTCTGTGATTCTTTCGGGAGCTTTGATGTTTGAATATCTGGGATGGAATGCCGTGTCAGAAAGTATCTATGCGGCCATCGAAAAAACAATTCTGAGCAAGAAAGTTACCTATGATTTCCACCGTCTTATGGAAGGTGCCACACTGTTAAAAACATCAGAATTTGCTGATGCCATTATTTCAAATTTATAAACAGGACTACTAAAAACATCAGAAATGGATAACAATAGCTTAATGTCAAACCTTGAGAAATCGGTAAAAGAAGCCACCATCATTGACCGCGAATATTATGAAAAATTCGATGTCAAAAGAGGATTGCGCAACAAAGATAAAACCGGCGTACTGGCAGGCTTAACAAATATTGGTGATGTTGTCGGTTATAAAAAGGAAGGCGATCAGGTTCTTGCAGTACCGGGCCGGCTGGTATATCGCGGAATTGATATCGAAGACCTTGCAAATGGATTCAAAAGCGACCAGCGACATGGATTTGATGAGACAGTTTACCTTTTGCTGACCGGTAAATTGCCCTCTAAGGATGAGCTGACGGTATTCACCGATTATATGGCACAGTTGCGCAAACTGCCTGATTCATTCATCAAGAACATGATTCTTTCTATGAAAGGGCGCGATGTTCTTAACATGCTTGCACGGTCTGTGCTGGGACTGTACACACTCGATGCCCGGGCTGATGAGATTAGTATCCGGAATATGATTGAACAATCACTGAACATCATCGCCAAGTTTCCTACAATCATTGCATATGCATATCAGGCAATGAGTTATGCGTATCAGGGAAAGACGCTGTCCATCCGTTATCCGAGTCCGGTAATGAGCACTGCCGAGAACTTCCTGTATCTTGTTAAAGGCGGTAATTCACGATATACAAAGCTTGAAGCCGATTTGCTGGACCTTGCTCTTGTGTTGCATGCAGAACACGGTGGCGGAAACAATTCAACATTTACCATGCGCGTGACAAGTTCAAGTGAAACGGATATCTATTCATCTATTACTGCAGCCATCGGTTCATTGAAAGGACCTTTGCACGGGGGCGCCAACCTGAAGGTTCTTGATATGATGGAAGATTTGAAACGCAATCTTTCTGACTGGAAAGATGAAAATGAAGTTCGGGAGTACATAATTAAAATTCTGAACAAAAAAGTAAATGATTTCAGTGGAAAGATTTATGGTATCGGTCATGCCGTTTATACCATTTCAGACCCAAGAGCTATTGTTCTGCGAGAAAGAGCGCGCGACCTGGCTGTTGAAAAAGGCAAGATTGATGAATTTGAACTCTATGAATTGTTTGAAAAGCTTGCCCCCGTGGTTTTTGCCGAATTTAAAGGCAACGGACCCGATAAACAGGTGTGCATCAATGTGGATTTCTATTCAGGCTTTGTGTATTCATGCATTGGCATACCGAAGGAATTGTTCACACCTTTATTTGCTATGGCAAGGGTTGCAGGATGGTGTACACACCGCATTGAGGAAATATCTTCATCTGCAAAGCGTATTATCCGCCCGGCATATAAGGGCGTGTTCCCCAAACAGGAATATGTTCCTTTAATCAGCCGTTTGTAATAATTAATTGCTATTTTTAACCCGTAATTATTAAAAATGAAATTGTATGAACGACTTTAATATTGCCCCATTTGACAAAGCCTTTGAACAGGTATTAGACGGTAATCTGACAGATGCAGTTGCATTTTTCGAAGCGGAACTTGAGAAGAGCCCTGACAGTATCCGACTTTTACTGGAGGTAGCAAATCAATATTATATTCTGGGCGAGATGAATAAATGCATTTGTGCCTATAAAAAAATATTGAAGCTCAGACCCGGTAGTATCTATATATATTACAGGATGGGTGTTGCCATGTACCGCGCCACTTTATTTACACAGGCCGTTGAAGTTTTCGAGAAAATTATTGAGTCAGGAAAGCCACTGCCGATGACCTACATCTGGATGGGATTGAGTTATTACCATCTCGGCAAGGAAGCTAAAAGTATTGATTGCTATCGCAAAATGCTGGAAGGCAAAGGCGATACAACAATGGCACATTATTATCTTGGAATTGCATTAAAAGCAACCGGACGGTACGAAGAAGCGCTGCCTCACTTTCAGAAATTAGTACAGGAAAACAATCAGCACGTATCAGCGCACTATCATCTTGGTCGAACCTATATGCGCACGTTCAAGTATGATCTGGCAAAAGAAGAATTTAAGAAAGTGCTGGAGCTGGATCCCTATAATAATAATGCTCAGGAAATGTACGATTATATTGTCGATGATCATTCATTCTGATAATCTACAATTCCGGTATTTCATGTAAAATCAATCCTTCACAAAATCACATGTGATAGGGTAGTGGTCGGAGTACATAAGCTTGTGCGTTTTGAAATTTATCGCGCTAAACGGATCCGAATAAAAGATATAATCTATGCGGAATGGCAATGGAAAGCCCGGATAGCTGCTTCCCGTTCCTGAACCTGATCTTACAAAGGCATCAGTAAGGCTGTGACTGATGTGGTGGTAAGCATAAGAGCAGGGTGTATCATTGAGGTCCGTGCATAATATAACCGGAAAGTGGCAGTTGAGAATATGATCTGAAACCATTTCGGCTTCACGCGAACGCCTTTTGTACGCTGCTTTCATATAATCAAACATCTTTTTTGTAGTGCGTTTCAGTGCTTCGTTATCCTTGTTTTCACTCACAGTCCCGGGATTTTCAGCAAGTTCTGTTTCTTCCTTACTCAAACGTATGCTCTCAAAATGGGCATTGTAGATTCGTACTGTATCCTTGCCTATAAGTACGTCTGTCCAAATGCATAAATTGCTGCGCGACCAGGGGAAATCAATCTTTCCTTTATTTACAATCGGATAAGCGCTGAATGTGGCAATACCAAACTGGTTGATGTTGCGCGAAGTGATTTTATATTCCGCATGACAGTATTTCGCTTTTTGAAACTGCACCAGCGTGTCCAGCGTTTTAAAAGTCCCGCTGAGGTCATTTACAAACTCCTGAAAGCAAATGATATCAGGCATCTGGTCTTTAATGAACGTAAATATTCTGTTTCGATTCGTGAAATCATGCTTCCATTTTTTATCCACATTGTAAATGTCGAAATTCCTTACATTGTATGATAACACTCGTGTATACGAACCTTTTTCGGGCTTGCCTGTTGTTTCTCTGAACTGAAAATGCGAACGCACATGATTATATCCTGCCATCAACATAATCAATGAAAGGAGT encodes:
- a CDS encoding aconitate hydratase, translated to MQFDIELIELFYKTLSARISGIKELLNHPLTLSEKLLYAHLFREPSQVLIRSVDYADFRPDRVAMQDATAQMALLQFMMAGKDRTAVPTSVHCDHLILAKSGAAEDLQTATVVNNEVYDFLSSACNKYGIGFWKPGAGIIHQIILENYAFPGGMMIGTDSHTPNAGGLGMIAIGVGGADAVDVMTGMEWELKFPKIIGIKLIGRLNGWVSAKDIILKIAGILTVKGGTGCIIEYFGEGANSLSATGKATICNMGAELGATCSIFGFDEAMSKYLQATGREKVAQLATGVGADLNPDPEVLASPEKYFDQFIEIDLSTLEPYINGPFSPDLATPVSEMKAAAAANAWPTTVEVGLIGSCTNSSYEDLSRAASVVKNAYENHLKAKSVFTITPGSEQIRAICERDGIFDIFRKIGGQIFANACGPCIGQWERAGSEQGLKNTVIHSFNRNFSKRVDGNPNTHAFVASPEMVAAIALAGDLTFNPITDTLMNEKGEMVKLDPPFGTDLPSIGFGTVVEGYQKPTMADAPEIVIKQDSDRLQKLQPFKAWDGNDTMALSVLIKVKGKCTTDHISMAGKWLKYRGHLANISDNLLIGAINFFNDKPNSVLNTMNGEYATVPEVAKEFKKNGEATIVIGDENYGEGSSREHAAMEPRFLNVKAILARSFARIHETNLKKQGMLALTFKDKNDYLKVREDDVLTISGLADFKAGKPLEILIVHRDGTTETIQANHTYNAAQIEWFKAGSSLNLIRNSNK
- the icd gene encoding NADP-dependent isocitrate dehydrogenase, producing MADKIKIENGTLQVPDFPIIPFIEGDGTGPDIWNASVRVFDAAVKAAFGDSKKIFWREVLAGEKAFNETGSWLPEETLNDFKEFLVGIKGPLTTPVGGGMRSLNVALRQELDLYTCYRPVRYFSGVPSPVKHPENVDMHIFRENTEDIYAGIEYMHGKPDTDKLKNFLLNEMGVKSIRFPDTVSLGIKPVSVQGTERLVRQAIRFALERKLPSVTLVHKGNIMKFTEGSFMRWGYALAEREFNNDVFTWQQYNLILKEKGEEAAIAAQQSAERAGKLLIKDVIADAFLQQILTRPAEYSVIATLNLNGDYISDALAAIVGGIGIAPGANINFESGHAIFEATHGTAPKYAGLDKVNPGSVILSGALMFEYLGWNAVSESIYAAIEKTILSKKVTYDFHRLMEGATLLKTSEFADAIISNL
- a CDS encoding helix-hairpin-helix domain-containing protein, with translation MRKKAKSNLLREYFAFNKSERRGIFMLLGIITLIILGNIVMPYALPRQMQDFTQFDKEVNSYLETQEVIQPAKSYFSETKEKFTEFDFNNSDRSVSESNLKPFDFDPNTMTPEQWKTLGLEDKQIKTLENFKAKGGKFNKKEDFKKMFCISENEYQLLEPYIKITDNKATKNSSYGEFKKPEIQVMELNTASSEELDKLPGIGQYFVEKIINYKLKLGGYYCKEQLKEINKLNDTVYLKIEPYIIVNPKIIRKINVNTATYEELQKHPYIGYNVALSLVNYRDVHGKYKVLADIKKSVLVKDALYEKIKYYLSVE
- a CDS encoding citrate synthase, which encodes MDNNSLMSNLEKSVKEATIIDREYYEKFDVKRGLRNKDKTGVLAGLTNIGDVVGYKKEGDQVLAVPGRLVYRGIDIEDLANGFKSDQRHGFDETVYLLLTGKLPSKDELTVFTDYMAQLRKLPDSFIKNMILSMKGRDVLNMLARSVLGLYTLDARADEISIRNMIEQSLNIIAKFPTIIAYAYQAMSYAYQGKTLSIRYPSPVMSTAENFLYLVKGGNSRYTKLEADLLDLALVLHAEHGGGNNSTFTMRVTSSSETDIYSSITAAIGSLKGPLHGGANLKVLDMMEDLKRNLSDWKDENEVREYIIKILNKKVNDFSGKIYGIGHAVYTISDPRAIVLRERARDLAVEKGKIDEFELYELFEKLAPVVFAEFKGNGPDKQVCINVDFYSGFVYSCIGIPKELFTPLFAMARVAGWCTHRIEEISSSAKRIIRPAYKGVFPKQEYVPLISRL
- the uvrB gene encoding excinuclease ABC subunit UvrB, with product MDFELTSEFIPTGDQPEAIKQLVEGLQRGDESQVLLGVTGSGKTFTVANVIQQIQRPTLVLSHNKTLAAQLYGEFKQFFPKNAVEYFVSYYDYYQPEAYLPISNTYIEKDLSINDEIEKLRLSATSALLSGRRDVIVISSVSCIYGIGNPEDFSSNVIRLQVGQKVSRQAFLQDLVHVLYSRNDIEFTRSKFRVRGDTVDVFPAYADYCFRISFFGNEIDSIDSFEPVNGRKLESHTAIAIYPANIFITSKETMNSALDEIQQDMFKQAEYFRENGQHLEAKRIEDRVNYDIEMMRELGYCSGIENYSRYFDRRATGQRPFCLLDYFPDDFLMVIDESHVTVSQIRAMYGGDRSRKKNLVEYGFRLPSAMDNRPLKFDEFEAMAPQLLYVSATPADYELQKSEGVVVEQLVRPTGLLDPKIVVKPSLNQVDDLLNEINERIKVKERVLVTTLTKRMAEELAKYMTKLDVRCRYIHSEVHTLERVEIIRDLRNGVFDVLIGVNLLREGLDLPEVSLVAILDADKEGFLRSARSLTQTAGRAARNLHSLVIFYADKMTESMKRTIEETERRREKQMAYNIEHNITPTQITKSAESILGQTSVADGKNKEPRPYVESENFNAAADPVVAYMSKEQLQKAIQKTKKSMEAAVKELDFIEAARLRDEMFAFQKLIDGK
- a CDS encoding tetratricopeptide repeat protein; protein product: MNDFNIAPFDKAFEQVLDGNLTDAVAFFEAELEKSPDSIRLLLEVANQYYILGEMNKCICAYKKILKLRPGSIYIYYRMGVAMYRATLFTQAVEVFEKIIESGKPLPMTYIWMGLSYYHLGKEAKSIDCYRKMLEGKGDTTMAHYYLGIALKATGRYEEALPHFQKLVQENNQHVSAHYHLGRTYMRTFKYDLAKEEFKKVLELDPYNNNAQEMYDYIVDDHSF
- a CDS encoding endonuclease/exonuclease/phosphatase family protein gives rise to the protein MKLVFGLNIIFALLLACSCLAPFISPEKIWFFAFAGLAYQPLALINLGFVIFWLIFKRIYLLLSLIMLMAGYNHVRSHFQFRETTGKPEKGSYTRVLSYNVRNFDIYNVDKKWKHDFTNRNRIFTFIKDQMPDIICFQEFVNDLSGTFKTLDTLVQFQKAKYCHAEYKITSRNINQFGIATFSAYPIVNKGKIDFPWSRSNLCIWTDVLIGKDTVRIYNAHFESIRLSKEETELAENPGTVSENKDNEALKRTTKKMFDYMKAAYKRRSREAEMVSDHILNCHFPVILCTDLNDTPCSYAYHHISHSLTDAFVRSGSGTGSSYPGFPLPFRIDYIFYSDPFSAINFKTHKLMYSDHYPITCDFVKD
- a CDS encoding Ldh family oxidoreductase; translated protein: METLMRFKKEDLMDFVVRYMTKLGVPEADARIVGNVLISADMRGVESHGLHRLGSYYGHRIINKYIDPTTPYKVVSETPTTMLIDGGNGCGQVVSHNAMNMCIAKAKKSGMASITVNNSNHFGIAGYYSMMALEHDMIGFCMTNSQPLVSPTYGKTAVLGTNPISMAVPAGSRYPYVLDMATSAVAYGKIQVYEKKNEPIPLGWGIDSEGRVTTDPSKIKPGGHGALLPLGGMDYTAGYKGYGLAVMVEILCSALSGGNFLTHVGSPSKPEPTGVSHFFMAMDVAAFRPVADFKAQMDEMISLLKLSPLAEGRNEILVAGEKEFEYEKYNQKHGVPLMKPIIDDLTKEGEKIGVAFDAMAFAE